A segment of the Sphingobacterium oryzagri genome:
TATCACTTTTAAATCGACGGAGATATCAAAAATTGACGAACACGAATTTTCCCTATTAGGCGATTTGACAATAAAAGGCGTAACAAAACCTGCGGTATTTACAGCAGCATTCGGTGGCGTAGCAAAAGATCCCTGGGGAAATCAAAAAGCTGGATACAGCGTCTATGGAAAGATCAATAGACAAGATTTTGGTCTAACCTGGAATGCAGCGCTGGAAACGGGCGGTGTAATGGTCAGCGAAGAAGTGAAATTTCATGCCGATGTACAATTCGTATTGGCGCAATAGTCGCCTCTCTAAAAAATGATGATGCGCTTGCCATAAACAAGCGCGTCATTGTTTTTTTTAAGACTGCATTGAGACTTCCATAAGCAGAAATTCAGCTGCTGATTTCGCGGTTATCGTGACTTCTTGGAGCGCAGTAATAGCAAGCCCATCACGCGTCTGCAACGTATATCCATCCACCAAAAGCTCACCCGATAGATTGAAAATATACAGTCCGGTATGCTCACCCTTGAAAGTATATTTCTGTGCAACGCCCGCGTCAAAATTCCCCAAACTAAACCAAGCATCTTGATGAATCCAAACACCTTCATCGGCCGGATTTGGAGAGAGTATCTGTTGAAATTTATTGACCCGATCGGCCGGATTTAACGATAACTGATCGTAACGTGGCGAAACATTCCGTTTGTTCGGGTAAACCCAGATCTGCAAAAACTTCACATCGCGATCGCTATTTTTGTTATACTCGCTATGCGTTACGCCTGTCCCCGCGCTCATCACCTGGATATCACCGCTCCGGATAACCTTCACATTGCCTATGCTATCTTTATGTTCCAGATCACCTGCCAGCGGAATGGAAATAATCTCCATATTGTCGTGCGGGTGCGCTCCAAAACCTTGTCCTGCAGCCACATGATCGTCATTTAACACCCGCAGCACACCAAATTGCATCCGCTCCGGATTAAAATAATTCGCAAAACTAAATGTATGTTTCGACTGTAACCAACCGTGATCAGCGCTTCCGCGTGAATCGGCCGCATGAAAAATGTAATTTGCCATTGTTTTTACCTTTCCTTATGTATAACAAAAGTGGCTATAACCGCGCAATCTTTCATTGAACTAGATTAAGAAATATTAGCTTAAGTGATCGGTATAAACCAACCTGCGTAAGCCACGTTCCAATTCGGCTGAAGCTGCTGCCGACAAACGAGGCTGCTCACGTAAAAAAGAGCTTAAATCATCAAGCTGTGCAGCCGTGCGCACACCTACCGCGGCTACCGAAACGGCTGGATTGGCCAATACATACGCCAAAAGCACGTGCGACTTGCTCATGCCTGTCGCTTCTGCCAGCTTCTCTACATGTCGATTGGCATGGCCAACTTCGCCAGATGTAAGCTGTAAATAACTGTCAATCGGCTTGTCAACGAGCAATCCTTGCGTAAGCGCGCCACGACTAACGACGGCTATGTCTTTCTCTGCCAACAGCGGAAAAACATATTCCGGACGTCGATCTAACAGGTTGTACTGCATCATCACACTAACGATGTTTGATCGTGTTGCATACGCATGAATCACGTTTGGACGAATCGATGAAATGCCATAATAGCGAATTTTCCCTTCCTTAACCAGTTGTTCAAAAGCTTCGATAATTTCATCAATCGGATCTTCGATTAAGCCACCGTGCAACTGATATAGATCGATGTATTCGGTATGCAGTCGCGAAAGCGAAGCCTCAACCGCCTTCAAAATATACGCTTTAGAAGCTTTCCAATCCCAGGTACTACCATCCGGTCGCCATTGGTTACCCACCTTGCTTGCCAGCACAACATCTTTTCGCCTGCCGCGTAGCGCCTGGCCCAGCAGTTCTTCATTCATGCCGCGCTCGTATAAATCTGCCGTATCAAAATAATTGATACCCAGCTCAACCGCTTGCTGAATAAGATGGGTGTTCCGCGCAGTCGCGCCGCCTTTAAGCGACATCCCGCCTATACCAATCGGCGAAACCTGTAAATTCGATTTTCCGAGCTTAGTTAACTGCATTATTATCTTTTATTCCGATCAACTCAATTTCAAAGACTAACGCGCTGTAAGGCGGTATATCCGCACCGGCGCCACGCTCGCCATAACCCAGATCAGAAGGAATGTATAACCGGTATTTAGAACCAACCGTCATCAACGGAATGCCGATTTGCCAACCTCGGATTACCCGGTCTAAACCCAGATCAATCGGCTCACCGCGATCATACGAACTGTCAAAAACTTTACCGCTTGCTAACGCTCCTTTGTAGTGAACCGTCACTTCGTCGGTAGCCGTTGGCTTGGCGCCAGTTCCTTCCTGCAAAACTTCATAATATAAGCCTGCTTCTCCAGCCTTTACGCCGGGCTTCGTTTTTATACCATCAAAAAATGTAGTTTCTTCTTGTTTAAGCGCTTTTGCTTTCATTTCTGCAGCCTGCGCAAAGGCGGCTTTGATAATACGTATCCCTTCTTCTTTTTCGATTAACCGACTGGAGCCCGCAACGCCATCCTGCACACCTTTTAAAAAGCTTTCCGGATGGATAACAACGCCGCTCGCGGTTAAGGAAGATCCGACATCCATGCCCAAAGCATAAGAAACCGAGTCTGTTGATGATGTTAATTTTTGTGCTTTTCCCTGCATCGCTTGCGTCAGCAACAAAGCCAACACCCCTATTCCTATCTTATTCATGTTTATTATTTATGTTTTTCTACAATTTTTGCGATAATATCCTTTGTTTCATCGGGATAATCGACGACCACACGATTTTTACTATTCAGCCAAGACTCGATGGCATAGTCATATTTTTTCTTCAGATTCTGGATTACAGGTACACCCATCTGATCTAATGCCGCTGCGTTTAAATGCTGCTCATACTGGTTTTTCATAGGAACCACGAGCAACTTTTTACCGAGATACAACGCCTCTGCAGGTGTTTCAAAACCAGCGCCACACAACACCCCCGATGCGTTGGCCATACTTTGCACAAAGCTATCGCTCTGTATGGGGTTGATGGTCACATTTTTCATCGAAAACTTTTTCTTATTATGCTTCGAATAGACATCCCACTGAATGTCTGGGAACTTCGACAAATTTTTCAACAGATGGGCATCATCATACGATGGGAGATAAACCGTGTAGTGACCCAAATCTTTTGGCGTAAGCG
Coding sequences within it:
- a CDS encoding YceI family protein, translated to MATWNLDKAHSELEFKVKHMMISNVKGQFQDFDVTVDSSSADLSQAQVNVEIKTNSVTTKNEPRDQHLRGEEFFNSSTFPDITFKSTEISKIDEHEFSLLGDLTIKGVTKPAVFTAAFGGVAKDPWGNQKAGYSVYGKINRQDFGLTWNAALETGGVMVSEEVKFHADVQFVLAQ
- a CDS encoding pirin family protein — its product is MANYIFHAADSRGSADHGWLQSKHTFSFANYFNPERMQFGVLRVLNDDHVAAGQGFGAHPHDNMEIISIPLAGDLEHKDSIGNVKVIRSGDIQVMSAGTGVTHSEYNKNSDRDVKFLQIWVYPNKRNVSPRYDQLSLNPADRVNKFQQILSPNPADEGVWIHQDAWFSLGNFDAGVAQKYTFKGEHTGLYIFNLSGELLVDGYTLQTRDGLAITALQEVTITAKSAAEFLLMEVSMQS
- a CDS encoding aldo/keto reductase; amino-acid sequence: MQLTKLGKSNLQVSPIGIGGMSLKGGATARNTHLIQQAVELGINYFDTADLYERGMNEELLGQALRGRRKDVVLASKVGNQWRPDGSTWDWKASKAYILKAVEASLSRLHTEYIDLYQLHGGLIEDPIDEIIEAFEQLVKEGKIRYYGISSIRPNVIHAYATRSNIVSVMMQYNLLDRRPEYVFPLLAEKDIAVVSRGALTQGLLVDKPIDSYLQLTSGEVGHANRHVEKLAEATGMSKSHVLLAYVLANPAVSVAAVGVRTAAQLDDLSSFLREQPRLSAAASAELERGLRRLVYTDHLS
- a CDS encoding FKBP-type peptidyl-prolyl cis-trans isomerase, encoding MNKIGIGVLALLLTQAMQGKAQKLTSSTDSVSYALGMDVGSSLTASGVVIHPESFLKGVQDGVAGSSRLIEKEEGIRIIKAAFAQAAEMKAKALKQEETTFFDGIKTKPGVKAGEAGLYYEVLQEGTGAKPTATDEVTVHYKGALASGKVFDSSYDRGEPIDLGLDRVIRGWQIGIPLMTVGSKYRLYIPSDLGYGERGAGADIPPYSALVFEIELIGIKDNNAVN